The following is a genomic window from Strongyloides ratti genome assembly S_ratti_ED321, chromosome : 1.
tttttttaaatcgggtacttatgtaattttaattaatatagtatttttggaacaaatttaataattttttttttaaaataaatttatttacaagttatttttgataaaggATAAAGAAAACTTTGGAGcacattatatatttaagttttaaaaaaaaatcataattataaaatatggtaaatatattttgaaaattaaaaaagtttaaatattatttaaacaacaatttgcaaaaaaaaaagatcaacaaaattttgaacaagattattttaaaaaatctcaATATcgcataaaaaatatttgtgaTGGGGATAATTAGAAAAGAGATTACATTCTGCAACATCCTTGCAATTATATCTAATGAAAAATGTGTAGTGAAAATTGATAgcttttcaaaaattaaaaaaaggcATTCAGAAAACTTGTCTCTACGATTATGTTAATTATATTGAAGTATTATATGTTGATAGattgatatattttctttgattaaagtaaattttattttggatattataatttttgttgtattttgtaaaaaagttttaatttttcattaaagaaaatatgtttatattttgtttatataaaaatcttaCTAACTATTAtttgcttttttttaaacttgaGTATTGTTTGTATTCTTtagattattattatgaacaatttttttacaacttttttattcaaatttcttatttttcttttttttataattaaaatagattacttatatttattaattttactatttttaacgaaaaatatataaaatgtgtTTGTTAATTGAATAAGTAAGCtatattaaagaattttgtcaaaatttttatctcttatctttttaacaagtttttaaattttttaaataatttatctgatacaaaaatgtattttttaataatatataactattatttatttgacattacaaataatttattacattattatttataaaaataagttttaaaatagtaatttttaacataaataaatatatatttaaaaaattatgaactattttgaaataattttagtagTTTACTTCCTGTCTTAGTTTTAGATCCAAATGAAAGTTTTTGTCTTTCAATTTGTCCAGGACTCTTTGATCTTCTTAATGTACTTGATCTAGCAACGTTTTTTAAAGCACCACTAAAACTTGTACTAGTCTTTACTCTTGTTTGTACCTCTGAATCACTATTATACAATCTAGGACTTGGTGATCTTCTTGTTTTCATATCTTCAATAACAgattctaaaattttataaaatactcCTGCAACTTTAGTGTACTCTTCGATTGCACTTGTTTCAGAAAATATAACATTGTATTCTTTTGCAAGTTTTTCACCTTCTATATGACTAACTTGACGATATCTTTCAAGATCAGTTTTATTTCCTAACAATAATGTTTTATGATTCCTCATACACAAAGAATGTTCATGAGATTTTATTTGTCTAAGTAAATTTTCAGCATATTGAAAAGATAATTGACTAGTAACATCATAAACtacaatataaatatctGCCCAAGAAAAATAACGCATAGAATCTTTACCATAACCATCAACAGTATCCATTAACCAAACCATAATAGGTTGGGATAAAATAGATTCCTGTTTACAATAAGTATCTTCTAACTCTGGATCATATTCACCAATATAACGTTTTGTAATGTATCGAACAGTTAAAgctataaattaaaataaaaaaaaaattttaaaataaaataataattctttaagaataaataaaatttatatctacattcaatattatacataataaaaggtagaaaaacaaataatcacgtggtaaaatatattaaaagttaaataccTGATTTTCCACAACCTCTCATTCCAATAAGTGCAACATGAAGTTCTAAATGATTACCGTCCATCCCTGCTAATAACTTCTATATCTGAATTTCTAGGcacaaaaatataacaatatcTTCGTTTTTCCTCTGCATCaacaataataaagaatGGATCAGTAGGGTGAAAAAGATATACAGCCGGGAAATTATCTCTGTTAGTATCATTTCTATTACGAACTACCTTATGTTCACCTCTAGTAACTAAATCATAAAATCTAAAACAATTGTTGTATTAAAAGTGTAAAGTTGTACTTTAACTTACTTCAAGAAATCAAcatcaatttttaatcttGCAGCATCTTGTGAAAAAGCATTACTATGTCCACAACCTAGTCGGAAAGTCTCATAATCAAGGTAAGGTGATCTTGAACAACAAAATGAATTAATTATTGGTATACAAAGACCTTcatctttaataatatatgcaAATTCTGGTATTGGATAAAAACTATGAAGTGGCCCGTCCATAAAATTTGTTGGAGTATTACAAGTATGATGTGTTGCTACataattatcaattaatgttttatttaaacccaaaacatcattttttatactttttaataccTCACAAGTAACccaattataaataatatgaagAGGTGCAcaattacaattatttttttgactATAACTAGCAGCTAAATCAATACaagtaaatttaataaataattcatgTTCACTAATTACTTGAACACTATGTAATTGCATAGTTTTATAAACTTCTAATTGtgtcattaatttttgaagacAATTTGGTGCTATCTTTGTAACAACATGTGCTAaaactttttgttttaatcCTGTAATGAATCTTTCCCTTTTATGCATTTCTGAACCAATATATACATGATCATCTTGATGAATATCGCGtcctaattttaaaagtagtGTTAATTTACCGGTTTCTTTATCAATATGTAAAATATGAATTACTTGTGATGATAATGCTAAAGCAGCaataatacaattaaaaacaGAAATAGGAAGTTGTTTAATTCTTTCTtgtataaaagaatattcatctgaaataacattattttctatatcaATAGTATAGACTGTAAATACGTCAAAAAGTTTTGATTCCACATAACTATCATTAGTCCTATAATGAGTAAATTTTCCATGATCCATTTGTGTATATGGTCTAACTGAAGCaagaattataaatttaccaCCAGgtgaatttaaaataatacttctaattaaatgtaatctaacattttcaaaacctggttttataaaattatatgtatgtctaagtctaaaaattttatcaaatggTCTTTGAGAAGTAccgttaaaaatattatcacaACCAACATAAtcataaacaataaattgtGAATAATCAgcatttgttaaaaaaagatatctTCCACAAAcagaaaatttttgtataacaCCACCTAAAGGTAAATTTATAGAAAGGCATTGATCAGGGCAAATactatgaaaaaattttcttctaTGAAAAATATCATATGTTCCTGGTTTACATCGTATTGTCTCTGCTCTCCTCATGATATTACGTATTCCAACATTCTGACACCTACAACGAAGTTCCCATAAATGTTCAATAAACCCTCTTCTCTCTTCATCTTTATGACAAATCTCTTGAAGTTCAGAGTGATCCATTAATATAGTAGGAAAAATGATGTGAAATctatgtaaaaattatccttaaaaattttaaaatgataatatttggagtaaagtatattttaaaacaaaaatccaatagtattttatttttaactttctACCACGAAAGGTTGTTTAAAAAGAAgtcaaataaaatacaattattataattataaatgtaatGAAGTCATATTTTACTGaactatatataaaaaaaaaaaaacgaagTCCTAGTTAAATGGATTGTTAACAAAATGTTCTGGTCTATAAACACCTGGTTCAGGATGATTTTCAACGAATGGTTTATCTAATTTTCCATTAAAATACTGTTTCCAACGTTCGTTACGTATGGCTTCAGCAcgttttttctaaaaaaatttttatgttatctACTAGGATATATAAGTAACTAACTTGTTTATCTTCAGTTATACATTCTTTAAAATCCCTATGTTCTAAATCACAGTATTTTCTTCCTAATTTGGCTCCATAAGCTTCAACACATCTGTAAAATTGAGCCTCAAAGAACCCACAGGGTTTTCcttaaaaaatcatatttaattttagtaaaataataatatacctTGTTGTGAAAGTGtcacatttaaaatatctgcAATTGGGGTCTTTACAATTGGAGCAAGACCAATCAAAGTACCATCTATCGTGTTCCCATTCATGGTAGCAAAAATAAAGTATGGGagttaataacaataaaaacatttctCCTATGAACATCTTACCAAAACTATTTAAGAATCGTTCTAAGATATTTTAggatttttatgttattattttaaaaaacagaAAAGTTCTCTATTAATGTAtccatattatttaattattatttcatgactattttttaaattcttttaaagaaatctgtttattttttttataactttataaatatttcttatatataattgattGTTTTATTCCACATAAgcaaattgtttaaaattaattaaaaaaacctattttttttagataaagttaattgaaattttttttcataatgcCAAAGAACAAGGGAAAAGGAGGAAAAAACCGTAGAAGAGGTAAAAATGAAAGTGATGTTATGAAACgtgaattaattaaaaaagattctgATGATCAaggtaaaatattattacatttgtatttatattaataataaaaattttagaatatgCTCAAGTACTAAAAATGCTTGGAAACGGGCGTTTAATTGCCTTTTGTTTTGATGGTAAAGAGAGGCTTTGTCATATTCGTGGTAAAATGCGTAAAAAAGTTTGGATTAATACTGGAGATATTATTCTAGTTGGTCTTCGAGATTATCAAGATAGCAAAGCagatgttattttaaaatacactCCAGATGAGGCTCGTGTTCTTAAGAGTGAAGGACATTTACCTGAAGCTGCAAAGCTTAATGAAGCTGGTGATGAAATTGAAGAAGCTGACGTTGAATTTGCTGATATTGGTGGGCATGATGATGAAGATAAAGATGCAGGTGAAGATTCTGATGACTTAAAATCATCTGATGATGACGAAGAGTCTGAAGAGGAATCAGACAGTGAGGCAGAATCAAGTGGTGACGATTCAAGTGACATGAATGAAGAACAACTTGCTGGCAGAAATTGGACAAAACCTGGTGCTCGCGATCGTTATGGTAAAGCTAACAAAGGAAAGagatacaaataatttaatatcgCTTCTTTAATTGTTGATGGTATACgataatatattgttattactattataattattcaaatttcaacttggattaaaaaatgatttattttttttataataatataagacatttttttttatttgtttgttACTTAGAAAGAATACGttggaattttttttttatagaaaattaaaaaaaaaatatttatctatcttttaattaatgCATTGTTTTCTCAAAATTCtcaagatatttaaaaaaaatttcttaaataatttaacaattaattttagttTCATCAGAGTTGTTATccttaaaagttttaaaattggAAGTTTTTGTAATTATACTTGGAGTTGCTTTTGAATAAAgagaattttttatacttaaacATTTACCAATTTCTTGAATAACtcttgttaaatatttaaaattaaaataaaaatagataattgGATTTGTACAACTGTTAAGATTTcccaaaaataatatgtacGTTGCAATTTTTCCATCTCctaatttaacatttaaaaaatcaagaaAATTACAAATTGAAAATGGTGCATACATAAAAAAGCTAACAATTACAATTGTCATTGTCAATCGTAtggtttgttttttttttttatcaaaagcATCATCTTGCAATCTATTGATACCATCCAATTTTTTTTGCGGAATTTTTAtgtgattattttttttttttgaaaaaatattatttacagAGGATCTTGTTAAActacttattttaataaaaaatgaatttttatcaataagtAAATTTCTAAAGttgtataatttaattaatattaaatatatatcaatattatatttactaaccttttataatttgtattttcaggtgaagaaaataataatctaTTAACTTTGTAAGCAGCACgatatacaaaataatataaaactgCAGCAATAATACATGGTAAAAGCCAtgcaaaaataataaaaaataaggtATTTCCTTTAACTATCCAAATATTTTCTGGTATAACATCACATATACTAGTTTTAGTTCTCCcccataaaaaaaaatttggcATTGAACAAAGTAATGCTCCAATCCAAGAAGCATAAGCAAAAAATTTTGgtgatttataaaaattataatgtaaTCTTTTTATTGGTTCACATATTGCATAATAACGATCTAAAGATGTAGCAACAAGAAGAAAAGATGAAGCATACATTGGTATAagtgataaatatttttgaaatttacataaaaattctGGCAAATtataatcaacaaaaaataatgaaataagtAATGTTGGTAATAGACTGAAAAATACATAACATAAATCTGATACACACATGtgaaatattaatgtttgatgggaaaaaaacttttttcttctatctaatgctttattttttaatagaacatatattaaaagagtATTTCCTAATAATGTTCCAACAATACTAACAGTACTAATTATAGTAACAAGTAATTGAAGTGTTTCATAATCttcatcatttaaataaaaatgaatttctgtttgatttaaataaatatttatattatttaaacttttattttgattcattattattgaaatattttacttatatttttttcctttaGTTTATTATGAGATCTAAAAGtagtaatttaattttaaaataaaagtttaataaaaataaaattaatatatgataaaaatttctataagtgaatatagttttatatatcttttaatttattttaattatagtaCCATTCAttgtcaaaataaaaaatagttaaaaattcaaataaacataaattaccattttacttttcattatctatttttatcacttggggaaattttaaatatataaattcatttatactttagttaattttagacaagtttattaatgaataaaacaaaagcagtaaatttttttacatcatCTTGTGATtggttaattttaatatgtttgtaaaaaaaaacattcaGGAAACaaccatatttttaaactttctgtataattattaactttaaaattttgtatataaatgcttattaaatgataactATTATACATCAAaaactgtttttttttttgtattttataattgtaagaaaaatgaatacatgctaacaattaatatataatgtggtcttgaataaaaattgtctgaaacaattaaacaataattttctcaattttaaacataattATAGATAATTAATGAAATCAATTGAAAACaacaaataaacatttttctatgtttttttaaatcaaaatttgtgattatatattttatagaatgatatttaaatatttgttaaatattcttactaacttttaaaattaaaaaaaatgtgtaagatatataaaataataaatttttaattttttttattaagaaacGTAATTAAAAGtgttattatttgataaacatataaaattaaagttgttaagtttataaatttttgaaatatataattaaaaatgaagatttaaaggagttaaataaataaaaaatgaaaaacttaaatcaaaataaatattgaaatcATTTATTGGTAGTGtaattaaaactaaaaaatttatatttattttgttattattaaaattttactcatttttgcaaaatatttgataatctaaaatattaattaagtttgttttttaataaaaaaaaatgatattcttattttaaaaagtacataaaaaatattatgttataattatgagtataataattttagtgaattatattaaaaataatttgagcaaaaattttaataataatatttacttcttatttaaaagaatagaaatttattaaaaaaatgaattaaaactatacatagtaaaaaaaataaatataatgtaagcatttttatgaaataaatatttcaagaattaaaataataaagactATGGGAAGAAAATAACAAGATAAGAAAATTGTTTGCCTGCATAAataattacatttaaatttaatgctaaaaatcattataaaattaagtgATAATatggataaaaatattaataaaactttttctttttctttttataaaaataattctatcatatctaattttttttatttattgaacaatttataataaaatattaaaaaaaattatagtttgagtaattttcaaatattttatttaaatctttatgtaccaatttttaatatattttttatagtaaaaattaattatatttacttataaaataattaacaattagatattttattttaccattttataaaaacaattctAATTATGActttaagataaaatttttttttaattttatattagtaAATGATAACTTTATagaatgaaaaatatttactttataaaatatgtaattaaaaattattttatttttattaaatttgaaagaataaaaattagtaagaatatatgacatttttttttattttaatatatattaaaaaaaagtttttgaattgtacttttaaaaaaatttttaatttactttcataaagaatattttataaaaatcaacaaaaaaatataattagaaaaataattgtaaaaaatagcatatatatataataactaaagtaatgatataatgtctatcatattttaatttttaattaaattaattatttcagTCGTCAAgttatacaatattttacaattaaaactAATTATAGATTACTAAACTtctttttatgtataaatataggTTCCATCACAACATAAGGTCAAAATATGATTATGCCATTTACTTAAAGTTTTACGATGCCCAATAGATATAAATGTAATTGAATTTTCTAAAagatattcataaaaaatttcttccATTTCTTCACTAATTGAACTAGTTGATTCATCAAGTAATAATATCTTTGGATTTGTTAAAAGCCCACGTATAATAGCTAATCTTTGTAATTCTCCTGGAGTTAAATCAACATACTCAAATTGTGGTTGTGTAAAAAGAGAACCAATTCGATTAACTAAATCATTAAGTTTTAACATTGATATAAGATCAAAAATTCTATTTTCAAAATCGGTAATTGAAACATTAATATCCAAAAGTTTTTTgggaaaaattaattgttgtAATAAGGTTAATTTTCCTGTTGGAAAGTATGGTTTTTGTGGAACTATAGCTAATTCATTAGTtgaatatttacaaaaaatttttccagAATCATGATTCCAAATATTAGCTATAACTCTTAATAATGATGTTTTTCCTACTCCTGAATTaccaaatattaaaagagaatcatttttttttaaattaaaagataatttattaattaatactCCTTCATTTGGTTTAGAAATAATTACATCTTCTATTATAAGTACataattatcttttgatatttcattaatagtattagaaattgatttttttttatttatttcttccatatattttaataactgTGAAACTCTTTGAAGTACTCCAGCCATTTGACCAGCAATATAAGCTGTATCAGTAAGACGTgtaaaactatttattaaataaatatatataaaagcattatttgaaataactTGTGCTAATTCAGAAGGTTTTAAATCAtcaaatgaattaaaaataaatattggtATATATTGAATTGCATATGATAGAAATCCACCATAATAGTTAAATAGATTTTGCCAAAATGAATTAGGAAATCTCCACCAAGAAagataataatgattttcaagtaatttatacaaaaaatcatttgatgcttcattttcaaatttttgagctttataaaaattaatttgttcacaattatttttaattgttacaTGTTTATATCTTAAATCACCTTCATATTTTTCAACTCTTCCAGTCCATTTTGCTAATGGTGAAATAAGTATTCTATTAACTATTGTtccaaatataaaatataaataaattaatccAATACCATAAATACCAGTAGTTTCATAtgttttatatgtataatatgcAATTACAAATGGACATATTAAAGCAGCTGGCATAATAGAATTAGCAAGTTGATTACACATTTTATCAACATCTTGTGTTATTCGTTGATCTggattatcaatattattttcataattaaaattaacttttaaagatgtattatttttaaaatattctttatgtaaactttttgttatattactTCTATATACAATATAAAGAAACCATCCTGAAGTTGTAAGCGCTCCAAGAAGACAACATTTACCAATATACATAAGTGAACCTTtccaaaatatattaaaaaatgaactAGAATCTTTATTCATTAAAGCTCTATAACATTGTCCTGGAACTAAACCTAAATAATAACCTAATACTTCacctaaaaaaattattaaaaaaaaataatgaatataattaaaaaaaaaaacactaACTTGAAATACTAATTATAAGAGTTAATAAAGTTAGTATAATAGAATAATAGTTTGTTGTTGAATAAAAATGAGATGAGAGATGGATTAAtgatttgaaaaattttaaatcgaaataaaaatcatttgtATTCGTCATAACAACTTATTTAAATACATGCAAATTAAGGTATCTGAAATTAGAGTAGTCCATTTACTAAtgcaatattttttttctctagCATCAAAGCAATTGATTGATCATATATACATTTACTTTTAGGAAAGACGAAAGCCTTGAGTTATAACAAACGTAAACAGGAAATAAtcttatcaaatatattttacaactattcaat
Proteins encoded in this region:
- a CDS encoding Eukaryotic initiation factor 1A, with protein sequence MPKNKGKGGKNRRRGKNESDVMKRELIKKDSDDQEYAQVLKMLGNGRLIAFCFDGKERLCHIRVGLRDYQDSKADVILKYTPDEARVLKSEGHLPEAAKLNEAGDEIEEADVEFADIGGHDDEDKDAGEDSDDLKSSDDDEESEEESDSEAESSGDDSSDMNEEQLAGRNWTKPGARDRYGKANKGKRYK
- a CDS encoding Ras-like protein family member 12, translated to MDHSELQEICHKDEERRGFIEHLWELRCRCQNVGIRNIMRRAETIRCKPGTYDIFHRRKFFHSICPDQCLSINLPLGGVIQKFSVCGRYLFLTNADYSQFIVYDYVGCDNIFNGTSQRPFDKIFRLRHTYNFIKPGFENVRLHLIRSIILNSPGGKFIILASVRPYTQMDHGKFTHYRTNDSYVESKLFDVFTVYTIDIENNVISDEYSFIQERIKQLPISVFNCIIAALALSSQVIHILHIDKETGKLTLLLKLGRDIHQDDHVYIGSEMHKRERFITGLKQKVLAHVVTKIAPNCLQKLMTQLEVYKTMQLHSVQVISEHELFIKFTCIDLAASYSQKNNCNCAPLHIIYNWVTCEVLKSIKNDVLGLNKTLIDNYVATHHTCNTPTNFMDGPLHSFYPIPEFAYIIKDEGLCIPIINSFCCSRSPYLDYETFRLGCGHSNAFSQDAARLKIDVDFLKFYDLVTRGEHKVVRNRNDTNRDNFPAVYLFHPTDPFFIIKLLAGMDGNHLELHVALIGMRGCGKSALTVRYITKRYIGEYDPELEDTYCKQESILSQPIMVWLMDTVDGYGKDSMRYFSWADIYIVVYDVTSQLSFQYAENLLRQIKSHEHSLCMRNHKTLLLGNKTDLERYRQVSHIEGEKLAKEYNVIFSETSAIEEYTKVAGVFYKILESVIEDMKTRRSPSPRLYNSDSEVQTRVKTSTSFSGALKNVARSSTLRRSKSPGQIERQKLSFGSKTKTGSKLLKLFQNSS
- a CDS encoding G protein-coupled receptor, rhodopsin-like family and GPCR, rhodopsin-like, 7TM domain-containing protein, with product MNQNKSLNNINIYLNQTEIHFYLNDEDYETLQLLVTIISTVSIVGTLLGNTLLIYVLLKNKALDRRKKFFSHQTLIFHMCVSDLCYVFFSLLPTLLISLFFVDYNLPEFLCKFQKYLSLIPMYASSFLLVATSLDRYYAICEPIKRLHYNFYKSPKFFAYASWIGALLCSMPNFFLWGRTKTSICDVIPENIWIVKGNTLFFIIFAWLLPCIIAAVLYYFVYRAAYKVNRLLFSSPENTNYKRNLLIDKNSFFIKISSLTRSSVNNIFSKKKNNHIKIPQKKLDGINRLQDDAFDKKKKQTIRLTMTIVIVSFFMYAPFSICNFLDFLNVKLGDGKIATYILFLGNLNSCTNPIIYFYFNFKYLTRVIQEIGKCLSIKNSLYSKATPSIITKTSNFKTFKDNNSDETKINC
- a CDS encoding NADH:ubiquinone oxidoreductase, iron-sulphur subunit 5 family-containing protein, with the protein product MNGNTIDGTLIGLAPIVKTPIADILNVTLSQQGKPCGFFEAQFYRCVEAYGAKLGRKYCDLEHRDFKECITEDKQKKRAEAIRNERWKQYFNGKLDKPFVENHPEPGVYRPEHFVNNPFN
- a CDS encoding ATP-binding cassette sub-family D member 4, encoding MTNTNDFYFDLKFFKSLIHLSSHFYSTTNYYSIILTLLTLIISISSEVLGYYLGLVPGQCYRALMNKDSSSFFNIFWKGSLMYIGKCCLLGALTTSGWFLYIVYRSNITKSLHKEYFKNNTSLKVNFNYENNIDNPDQRITQDVDKMCNQLANSIMPAALICPFVIAYYTYKTYETTGIYGIGLIYLYFIFGTIVNRILISPLAKWTGRVEKYEGDLRYKHVTIKNNCEQINFYKAQKFENEASNDFLYKLLENHYYLSWWRFPNSFWQNLFNYYGGFLSYAIQYIPIFIFNSFDDLKPSELAQVISNNAFIYIYLINSFTRLTDTAYIAGQMAGVLQRVSQLLKYMEEINKKKSISNTINEISKDNYVLIIEDVIISKPNEGVLINKLSFNLKKNDSLLIFGNSGVGKTSLLRVIANIWNHDSGKIFCKYSTNELAIVPQKPYFPTGKLTLLQQLIFPKKLLDINVSITDFENRIFDLISMLKLNDLVNRIGSLFTQPQFEYVDLTPGELQRLAIIRGLLTNPKILLLDESTSSISEEMEEIFYEYLLENSITFISIGHRKTLSKWHNHILTLCCDGTYIYT